The genomic stretch cttatacagttcagggctcgtgggtccagagcctacctggaatcattgggcgcaaggtgggaatacaccctggaggggacgccagtccgtcacagggcaacacacaaattcactcacacctacggacacttttgagtcgccaatccacctaccaacgtgtgtttttggactgtgggaggaaaccggagcacccggaggaaacccacacggacacagggagaatcatttcaaaaacaggaaagcccaaaatacatacctatgtcattggaaggtctgtagaagctttggtgcttcatatcaataccttgtttacaataataacaaataataacaaactataataatagtttatcttgtcagttgctgacagtgtgtgtatgatcatggaaagcctgttattgtCTGTTCATACCACGCTACAAAACTGTAGCACTGTgctgagatgacattaaagcaactcgtttaccagaaagcatttaagtttttgaacatttctaaaaccaagcaccttaacattttatcaaccaagtaatctatacttgataaaggaacagggcatcactgggaactaaatatttatgtacGGGCTTACATATCTATAAGAGTCCAACTGATAAAAGATAGTGGCGccacctttttttctttctgtgaaATTAGGTATCAGTCAGTAAAAgtaaatgcctcttctaggccggctCGGTAGGCAGTCCAGCAatattataacaaaaaaaattctgtGTAAACTTCCCAAACTATCATTGTCCCAGTCGTTTCAGTTAGCAGCTTTGacaaacaaaattaaactgaattagAACTAAACTAttccccaatgattccaggtaggctctggaccccccgcgaccctgaactggatcagcggttacagataatgaatgaatgaatgaatggaactAAACTGGAAACTACCAAATACAACTGTAACAAAAATGGCCTTTAGTTTTATTAGGCAAATAATGAAAAGCTAAACTAAACCAGACATCAAGGGTACTACTTTTCTTATTGGAAGgcataatgaataattaaaccCCTTTTAAAATCCTTCTCCTGCCACAtaccccccacacccccaaaaaaatgaaaataataaataaaataatagtaattataATTTGTTAAAATAGGAGTGTTAAATGTAGATATAACTCTACACCTCTGCCGTTATTCAGGTCTACCTACACCTGCAGCTCAGACTATTATGAAAAGCTTAGCTATATGATACTTAGTTATATGATGCAAGAAACCTTGGCTTTTTGAGTTGGTATTAACAAGCTTAAAaactgtataaaaataaaaataactcaaGGCCGTGATTTAATTGCTGAATATTAGCTCATTATACCATCATCttactttattaattttttgtgGAACACTCCGTAAATATGGGTGAGTTTGTaagaaatgtgcaatttctatgcatgagtgtgtgactttGTTTAAGTGCTGAGATGAAATGACATGCTAGATATTTGTGACACCTATTGGGCCtcatatatatgttatatttcCCCTTGTGATGCACAGATTTACCTGGATGCTCTGCTCGGGCGTCAGATCAAATGTCACATACTCTCTGAAAATGGCTAGGGGGCTGGCTAGCACGGCACTAGCCACCCAAGTGACTGTGATAACCATGGCGCAGACGTCTTTGGACATTTTGGTCTCCATGTGGTGGACGATGCTGCGGTATCGGTCCAGAGCGATCACGTTGAGTGTGATGGTGGACACATTGACAGCCAGGCCTTGGGCATAGGGCAGCAGATAACACATGGCCTGTCCGAACTTCCACTCTCCGTACAGGGTGGACATCAGAGTGAAAGGCAAGCACAGAGCATTCACCAGCAGGTCCGCCACTGCCAGGTTCACGATGAAAAAGTTGGTGACCGTGTGCAAGTTGCGGAACTTGTAGACGACATAGATGACCAAGGAGTTCCCGGTAACTCCGAACAAAATGATGGTGCTGTACGCCAAGATCAGAACCACCTGAACGCTTACGAGCTTTGTGCTGTCCTCCAGCCCGTCCAGTAAAGTGCCATCATCCTGTAGGTTGGGCGGAGTGCAGCAGTTTGTGGGTGCAGTGAAGGAGCCAGTGCTGTCCTCTTGGGTTGTGTTCTCTTGGTTTTTTACATCCATGTTTGGCATCCATGCACAAATACTGCAGAGGAAGTCAGAAGATGCTGGTAATTATCTCTACTGTAATAGAGCCAAATAACAAGAAAGTGGTCTGATAAGTTTTTTTGTGTCACAGAAAGTttacaaatacgttttaaagcactgtTCATGTAATGTAAAATTTAAAGATTCTCTTGTAATTTTAATCACCTTTAAATCGTGTAAACCAAAACTCACTACTTTTGaatacagtattatccccaagaaaaacccatgcttttgcagcactttcttgcagaactcataacaaatgcagtgatgaataaattcTTGTttaccattttcaaactactttgctttttatttatttatttatttttaataaaatgacaattgtcatttttacaaCTATGCAGTTACAGTTACCTTAAAACAACAAGAGTGAaatgtttcattcattgtccgtaatcacttattcagttcagtgtcgcggtggacCTGGAgcgtacccggaatcactgggcggaaggtaggaacacaccctggagtgggtgccagtccttcacagggtgacacacacacgcacacacctatggacacttttgagtcgccaatccacctaccaacgtgtgtttgtggaccgtgggaggaaactggagcacctggaggaaacccacacggacacagggagaacacaccaaactcctcacagcggaacttgaacccacaacctccaggtccctggagctgtgtgacagctacaccaccgtgccgcccggtaTGTTTGAGTTTtgaattataaatatatgttacacaaacGTTTTAAAACTCTTCACTTGAGATTTCTTAAGTGTTACTGATTTAAAGGTacgctaggtagtatttttgttaatcttaaaactacagcttcaatATAAGTGTGaggcttcactgacctgtgatatagagaatagagcctctgggctcagcactgaagaaactgcattatgttcGTTTTGGAGCAGGGTAGGAAACCGcccctcttcttcttcctcttgatttcaggagaactctgtaaaagtgaattacactttgcAACTGTAGGTGGAGTAAAAATACTAAATCGTACATAGTTTTCCTGAAAAGTGTCATAATTTTGATagtcttaaaggggacatattataccccttCTTATACAGCTTCTTGACAGCTCCCTCTCCTTACAGACTCATGGTGCGGAGTTGTCTTTCCATAGGGGAATTGTGCTAAGCAACATCAGTGGATTTCTTCAGAGCTGAGACAAGAGTGGTGCTTTATTTCTTCTGTCTCTTAAAGATCAAAGCTTTAAGTCCTGATCCTCTGATAGGGACATGTTATGAGTCTCATCTTTTTTTCTAGATATTTGACTCCTGCATTTGGTTTCATTTAAACGATGATGTACTCCTGGACTTTCCCTTCCTTATTCAAGTGTTTTAGCTTAAAACTACACAGCCTCGCTAATGactctgaaagtaaaatgaataatgtttgtgtttcagtACGTGATACAAATGAGGGGTGATTTTAATTATGGCAAACATTAATATGTGGCTGCTTAATACAGTAAGAGAAACCTgtatgacatttttttttaaaaatcacctTCATTCAATGGCCAAATAATAATTCTTGACTCATTAAggtccattttattttatttttaataattgatTTTAATAGAGATGCAATGGTTTATTCAAATTGTCTGAGGTACATGAAGAATCagattttcacattttcatgAGGCATGTACAGAGGGCTTCTCCTGAAAAGACAATGTGCTGTCATCCTCGCTGACAATGGGAGTGCAGCCATGCATTTATAGATGCCTTCATCTGCTCCATTTCTCTTCAAAAGCTTTTAACGACAGCACAGAAATTGGACATTAAGCTGTAATGCTATCTGCAGCCAGGCAAACAGCCTCCTCAGTTCGGTGCTTCGAAATTCATTTCATTACAGCCTAATTAATCGCATACTTCATACAAATTAGAGACCTTCCACCAGTCAATAAGGGAAAAAGCCAACAAAACAACCACATTAGCATCAGCTTCTTGGCCATGCTCATCTAAGTGTATTAATATCAAGTTTgcccccctttgctgcagtatgTTAGTCATTCTAAAGGCTGGAATATTTCTTTAAACATTTGATATATTCAGCCATAATAAAAATCAAGTCCTgaggttggatgattagttctggattactTTCACCACTCCAATTAATCTCAAAGGCAATGGATTGAGTTCATATAGGATTTTACTGCTTTAGAACCCAAATGCTGAGGGATTATTTATACGGCTGATGCTTGGTATTGAGCAGGGTGAATTTTGACTCACGTTCATTTGCTCCAAAGTGTCCCATTTGATTAGAGAAATGCACACTTTAACACTTGTGTTCTTGTTGGCTGCACATAACATGCCCCAAGGAGGGTGTTTTCAAGTAAGTGGATTGATATTTACACAAATTACATGTTTAAATTGGTTTCCCAAGTTTCTACTGTACATTTTAACAACTGTTATTTGCTAAATAGCTTTACCACCTCTTATATTTGACAGTTATTTTAAAGTCTagctcaaataaataaaaataaacaggctTCCACTTTTTATCAGCTCACCTGCTCCGCGCTGTAGATGCTCCAGTGAGTTTATAGCAGAAAATAAAGAGCTCCTGAGACACTCCAGAGAGAAAGAACTTCGTTCAGAAGCGATGGGTCCATGCTGAATTGTCTGTTGAACTAAGAGAATAActtcaacatctctctctctctctctctctctctctctttccctcccttcctccctccctccttgtGGGTCGCAGTATGCGCTACAGAGCCGTTTGTACAGAGCAGTTAAGGAGTCTTGCTGCGCGGGGAAAGCTCCACAGCGTTCACCTGCAACTAAATGCACGCAAGGGGGCGCACGGTTTTATACAGAAACCAGCACAAACAAAGCACAActaattgtgttgtttttggagtATCTCCTTTTtcgaataaaaaatatttatcgTAGATTAAAGTTTGTACTTTGAGAGTGACGGCTTCACGAGTAAAATCAACATTTTTAGAGCATATTTACTGTTTTAAGGGAATAACCTAAGAGGGCGTATTTTCTGTAAAAAGAAGGCAGCCATGTTACTTGTTAAAATGTAGGCCGCTGAATGAATGTCAAACCAAGTAAACAAACCGTTTTTCCCATTCACTGGATTTTAACGTTTGTGCAAAACACAGTGTGCTAAGGTTTACCTCTGTGTATACAGGGCATTCAACTATTtttaataacattcattcattcagggtcgcggtttttaaaaaacatatcaCTACTTTTTTCCCAGTAAATTTTACTCATGGCTTCAACTGGTAATTATTTAATAGGCTCTGCCAGACTTTTCCGTCCACGCTTCTCACAAAAACACCACAGCTGTTTTCAGTGAAGGCTGCAATGTCAGGAAATGCAATTATTTTGAAGCCAGGGGACTCGTTACACAAAAACCAGCCCATGGCGTTGACTCATGCTAGGTGGAAATGATAATACAGGCACATGTGACATGTAAAATTAAGTTACAGTTCAGCAGACTTTGTGTAGCTAAATAAAATGCTGTTCATCTCATAAACATGTTGCTATACAataatttcagattttttttttatttggctaCCATAAATACACCCAAGGTTACGTTCTAATCATTCACAGTGGGAAAATTCCTAATATATCCTTTTTCTTATTCTGGAATTTGTATTAGCTGTT from Hoplias malabaricus isolate fHopMal1 chromosome 2, fHopMal1.hap1, whole genome shotgun sequence encodes the following:
- the npy2r gene encoding neuropeptide Y receptor type 2; amino-acid sequence: MPNMDVKNQENTTQEDSTGSFTAPTNCCTPPNLQDDGTLLDGLEDSTKLVSVQVVLILAYSTIILFGVTGNSLVIYVVYKFRNLHTVTNFFIVNLAVADLLVNALCLPFTLMSTLYGEWKFGQAMCYLLPYAQGLAVNVSTITLNVIALDRYRSIVHHMETKMSKDVCAMVITVTWVASAVLASPLAIFREYVTFDLTPEQSIQGCAEKWPGSSTDGTVYSVSMLFLQYGLPLSVISFAYARIWSKLRKHVSPGGGRNDRHRRRRKTTKMLAAVVAVFAISWMPFHAFQLAIDIDNSMLEMKDFKLLYTVFHIIAMCSAFANPILYGWMNRNYRGAFSAVCKCVSMESRLRKVHSRDAVREKELAHQSTISVLTQANTNF